One genomic region from Verrucomicrobiia bacterium encodes:
- a CDS encoding transposase, whose amino-acid sequence MKKHYRIAPEVKEQILKCIKEEGVSVSQAAKEHGVAEAMIYRWLGEIAGQTSSESFSRSLYYSLFGLACLAVFGAFGVLASWNGNEPTWLQVIILFLGIGVGTGLLGALYIGVVGLFQRHSERRKSA is encoded by the coding sequence ATGAAAAAACACTATCGCATCGCTCCTGAGGTGAAGGAGCAGATATTGAAGTGCATCAAGGAAGAAGGGGTTTCGGTGTCGCAGGCCGCCAAAGAGCACGGCGTCGCGGAGGCCATGATTTACCGCTGGCTGGGAGAAATTGCTGGACAGACCTCCAGCGAATCTTTCAGTAGGTCACTTTATTATTCCCTCTTCGGATTAGCCTGCTTAGCAGTTTTTGGAGCTTTTGGTGTATTAGCTTCGTGGAATGGTAATGAACCGACTTGGCTCCAGGTAATAATTCTTTTTTTAGGTATTGGCGTAGGCACTGGATTGTTGGGGGCTTTATATATTGGTGTAGTAGGGCTATTTCAGAGACACTCTGAGCGGCGCAAATCTGCATAA
- a CDS encoding DUF1287 domain-containing protein gives MRNLPAFARKRFAILAVLAFSAVPVSAEEKNFGKKLLEGARVSITRAPVYDNRYVQIKYPLGDPGWQRGACVDVIIRAFRHASGNTIDLQKLVFEDIKRAPEAYGISALDSNIDHRRTRNLVIFFRRNAEVLPIDSKKDAALLYRPGDIVVWDIMGNGKPNHIGIVSDKTNEDGVPFAIHHFREWRGFTGRPSEDDCLFLWPVLHHFRWRR, from the coding sequence ATGAGAAACCTGCCCGCCTTTGCACGCAAGCGATTTGCCATACTGGCCGTTTTAGCTTTTTCCGCGGTTCCGGTTTCGGCGGAGGAAAAGAATTTCGGGAAAAAGCTGCTGGAGGGGGCGCGGGTATCGATTACCCGCGCGCCGGTATATGACAACCGCTACGTGCAGATCAAATACCCGCTGGGGGACCCCGGCTGGCAGCGGGGGGCCTGCGTGGACGTGATCATCCGCGCTTTTCGTCATGCGTCCGGCAATACCATTGACCTGCAAAAATTGGTTTTTGAGGATATCAAAAGAGCGCCGGAGGCATACGGCATTTCCGCTCTCGATTCCAATATCGACCACCGGCGGACGCGCAATCTGGTCATCTTTTTCCGGCGAAATGCGGAAGTGCTGCCGATTGACTCAAAAAAAGATGCCGCCCTTCTCTACCGCCCCGGCGACATTGTAGTGTGGGACATTATGGGGAACGGCAAGCCGAACCATATCGGCATCGTCTCGGACAAAACGAACGAGGACGGCGTGCCTTTTGCCATCCACCATTTCCGGGAGTGGCGCGGTTTTACCGGCCGGCCGTCGGAGGATGATTGTCTATTTCTGTGGCCGGTGCTGCATCATTTTCGCTGGAGACGATAA